One Glycine max cultivar Williams 82 chromosome 6, Glycine_max_v4.0, whole genome shotgun sequence DNA segment encodes these proteins:
- the LOC106799039 gene encoding protein MAIN-LIKE 1-like — protein MARSLGRGDGDDSDVPTDSPANSPTILEAEAAVAGDKPMVDADAQDIGPETNTQNIGAQDAANEPEGFPGGPRNPSVLTEYADHVAASVWSGQERPELKLSSHGRKVHNLGRPIPAIEDMVAGTGLSPLIACSIDTGDRGLISSFFERWHRETSSFHLPVGEVSITLDDVVSLLHLPIVGAFHDFQPLRTDEAVLLLVELLMVSTEVAMAEIGQCGGPYSLRDLTLAGRYAWGAAGRIHMYDQLNDASLSTTRQLSSYITLLQCWIYEHFPSVAECNADPDYD, from the exons ATGGCTAGAAGTCTGGGGAGAGGGGATGGTGATGATTCTGACG TACCCACGGACTCGCCTGCGAACTCGCCTACGATACTAGAGGCAGAGGCTGCTGTAGCTGGGGATAAGCCCATGGTAGATGCAGATGCACAAGACATCGGTCCAGAGACAAACACACAGAATATTGGTGCACAAGATGCTGCAAATGAGCCTGAGGGATTTCCTGGTGGACCCAGGAACCCATCAGTGCTTACAGAGTATGCTGACCATGTTGCGGCCAGTGTATGGTCTGGACag gaacgTCCTGAGTTGAAGTTATCCTCCCATGGGAGGAAGGTGCATAACTTGGGCAGGCCTATTCCTGCAATTGAGGACATGGTTGCTGGGACAGGATTAAGTCCTTTGATCGCGTGTTCAATAGACACCGGCGATCGAGGACTTATATCCTCCTTTTTTGAGAGGTGGCACCGGGAGACTTCTAGTTTTCATCTTCCTGTGGGAGAGGTTTCGATCACGTTGGACGACGTCGTGTCTCTTCTCCATCTGCCTATCGTTGGCGCATTCCATGACTTCCAACCTCTACGCACCGACGAGGCGGTGCTGCTGTTGGTTGAGTTACTGATGGTCTCAACAGAGGTGGCCATGGCCGAGATAGGCCAATGTGGTGGACCATAC TCCCTGCGTGACCTCACTCTTGCTGGGCGgtatgcatggggagctgctGGCCGCATCCATATGTACGATCAGCTTAATGATGCCAGTCTCAGCACCACTCGACAGCTTTCTAGTTACATCACCTTGTTGCAA TGTTGGATATATGAGCACTTTCCGTCAGTTGCGGAGTGCAATGCTGATCCAGACTATGACTAG